The Sulfurospirillum deleyianum DSM 6946 nucleotide sequence GGTTCCTTTAACATCTTTATAGGTCAATACAGCTACAACACCAGGCACTTTTTTCGCTTCTTCGGTGTCGATAGAGAGGATATTGGCATGAGAGACTTTGGCTTGAACGATTTTGGCATGCAGGGTATTTTCAGGAAGCTTCAATCCCAAATCCGCACCAAAATCCCATGTTCCCATGACTTTTGCCATCGCAGATGGACGGACAAGCTTTGAGCCAATCAAAGAAGCACCCTCAGGAATAGTCTTCCAAAAATCTTTGACACTCAACTCACCTCGAACGATTTTTGCCGCATCCATAACCGCATCAACCAGTGGTTTGTAGCCTGTACAACGACAGAGGTTTTTATTTTTTTGGAACCAATCACGCACCTCTTCACGGCTTGGATTATTATTTTGCTCTAGAAGCGCTTTTGAGGAAACGATGAAACCAGGGGTACAAAAACCACATTGTGCGCCACCATGTACCATCCATGCAATTTGTACAGGATGAAGGTTGTCTTTGGTTCCAACACCTTCAACGGTAATAATTTCATCATTGTCTTCAATTTTTTTGATTTTTGTAATACAAGAACGTACCAATTTACCATTTAAAATAACCGTACACGTACCACATTCCCCGCTACCACAGCCTACTTTTGTGCCTGTCAAACCTAATTGTTTTCGAAGCACATCCGACAACTTCGCCTCAGCATCCGCAACAAATGTTGTTTTCGCCCCATTGATCATCACTGTTCTTTTTAACATCGTTTTCCTTTTTTAAGAGTCTATTCGTAACGTTTTACATGTAAGAATATGCAAAAATAACATATCTATCTCCATAGGCTTTTTGAAATTCCATGTTACCTCTACGCTATATGCTTTTTTAGCATATTACCTCTCATGAGTTATCAAAAAACCACCCTTTTTTAAACCCCTCAAAAACACTCGCACCTAGCCAATGCCTCCATACATTAAAAGATTTTTTCCTCCTTTAAATTGGTTCTTATCTCTCTTTGCTTACCCAATCATATAGCAAAAATATAGCATGAATATAGCAAAAAGGTTTCTGTGAAATCCTTTCGTTTGAAAGAGCTTTTTATGTGTGATTTTGTTACAAAAAAACCGTTTCTCTCTTCTTCCTCTTCATCGATGTGATGAGTTACAAGTTCATATTTGCTATCTTCTTTATACAGAAGGAGAACGTTTTATGCAAACAACAAATTTTTGTTATGAAAAAGGTTCCATAGATGAGCTGATAGATTTTTCTTGCTTTGCGCATGAAAAGCATGTTTTAGTACAAGTCTTTTGTGGACAAAGCAAAGAAATCTTTAATATGCTTACGCAAACCATTCTAAAACGCCTCCCTGATGCCATTTGTATCGGAACGACAACCGATGGCGAAATCTATGGCGAATCCATCACCACCTCACGAACCGTTGTCTCCATCAGCGTTTTTCAAAATACCTGTATTAAAACTGCTTTTGCCAATGATACAGACTCCTTTCAATGCGGAATACAAATCGCCTCCAAACTTATCACGCCCAATACCCAACTGTTAATTCTTTTCTCAGATGGCACCCGTATGAATGCTGAAAAGTTTTTGAAAGGTGTTGAATCCTTCAATGCCACGATTCCCATTTGTGGAGGTATGGCAGGGGATAATGGCAAATTTATTCAAACCTATATCTCTTCACAAAACACCCTTTTAAGTGAAGGCGTTGTAGGGGTTTCATTGAACTCTGATGTTTTACATGTCGCCACAGATTATAAATTTGATTGGAAACCTATTGGACTCAAGCACACTATTACCAAAGTCAAGGACAATAGAGTTTACCTCATCGACGATATGAAAGCCTCTTATTTTTATGATAAATACTTAGGAAGTGATTTCTCTCAAATTGAATTTCCCCTTATCTTAGAAAAAAATGGTGTCACTATGGCACGTGCGGTCATCGCCAAACATGAAGATGGAAGCCTAAGTTACAGTGGCAATTTGGACGAAGGCGATGAGGTAAGAATTGGTTTTGGAGACGCTGAATCTTTAATGAGAGACCCCATCGAGGTCTTAGAAAATTTACACACCATCAATATCGAATCTTTTTATATCTTTTCGTGTATGGCTCGCAGAAGATTTATGCCTTTTCTTATCAAACTTGGCATTGGCTCTTTCTCAAAAATCGCCCCTGCTGCTGGATTTTTCACCTATTCAGAATTTTACCACCATAAAGGGAGCAATAAACTGCTCAATCAAACCTTAACCGTTGTTGCACTCAGTGAATCCACAAAACCTTTGCGTGCCTTAGAAATTTTCCCAAAAGAAGAACCTAAAAAAAATACCTCCTATTCTAAAGCCATCCAATCCTTAACCCACCTCATAGAGCAAAGTGCGAGGGATTATGACGAACAGTCCAAACGGCTAGAAGCGCAGATGAATTACTCTGAAAATCTTTTGGCATCGCACAAACAGTTTTTACGCTACACCGTGCATGAGATGAATACCCCACTGAGCGTCATTATGAGCAATATAGAACTCCACGAGATGGAGTTTGGTAAAAGTGTTTATTTAGAAAATATCGAAGTGGCGGTTAAAAGTATCTTCTCTATGTACGATGATCTCAGCTATCTTGTCCGAAAAGACCGTATTCAGTACCTCAAACATGAAATTGATTTGGTCGATTATATCCGTAGTCGTATCGACTTTTTTGCGCAAGTTGCTTCCAAAGCGAAATCGCTTTTTATCTTTCAAACAGACTGTGAAACAGCGTACATCACCTTTAATGAAACCAAATTACAACGTATTATTGACAACAACCTCACCAATGCGATTAAATATACCTTTGAAAATGAGCATATTGTGGTTTCCCTCAAACAAAAAGAAGAGAGTTACCTTTTTTGCATTACGTCACATTCACGAAAAATTCAAAAACCAGAGAAAGTTTTTGAAGAGTATTACCGAGAAGAACAAGCCAAAGATGGATTTGGGCTGGGGCTCAATCTTGTTAAAAGAATTTGTAAGGAAGAAAACGTGAAAATCAAACTCCATTCAGATGAAAATCTAACCTCTTTTTGTTATGAATTTAAGGTTAAAAACGTATGAAAATTTTACTCTTAGAAGATGACATCCTCTTAAATGAGTCCATTACAAAGTACTTAAGCACGATGGGACATGCCATCACATCTGTACGAGATGGCAATGAATGTTTAAGCATTTTAGAAAAAGAAAAATTTGATCTGCTTGTCTTTGATATTAATGTCCCCAATATTGACGGTTTAAGTATTTTAGAGATACTTCATAAACAAAAAAAGGTAACCCCTGTTATTTTTACCTCAACCCTTATTGATATTGAGGATATTTCCCGTGCGTTTGATTTGGGGTGTTATGACTATCTCAAAAAACCCTTTCATCTCAAAGAGCTCTCCATTCGCATTGATAGAATCGCAAAAACAGCGACAAAAATCATGTGCCATAAGCGCCTCTCAAGCTCTTACAGTTTTAATTGTGAAACAATGACACTCTATTTTCACGATGAACCACAAATCCTCTCCAAACGACAACTCAAAGTCATAGAGTTTCTCACCCACAATCGAGGCTTTGTTTGTAGCTACGATATGTTTAGAGAAAGTGTTTGGGATGATTGCGATGGCTTTGTTGATGATGCGACCATTCGAACCGAAGTCAATCGCTTAAAAACACATTTGAAAGAGGATTTTATCGCGAATATAAGAGGCATAGGCTATACCATAAAAATTCCCACACTGTAACGCATTATCTTTTTACATGTAAGGCTATTCAAAAAGCACAATATAGGTGTGTTCAGGAATTTGACGCAGATAAAAAATCATCTTGGCTGGTTTTTGGGGGCATGTTGTGCTCGTAGAAGCTTTCATAAAAGGGAAAGATGCCGTTTTCAAAATCTCCCCTTGTGCATTCAGCAGATGAAAATCATGCAAACCACATTTATTACGGCTATCGCTTTCACACGCAACACTCACACTTTTTTCTCGTTCGTTATAGCTTACATGTAAATCAATACTATAACTCACAGGATGTGCGTACAAAGAAGAAAAAAACAGATAAAACAGTAAAAAAACTCTCATGGATTAACTCCTAAACAAAAATCATACTCACTTTTTTGTACCTCATAAGCATAAACACTTTGAACACTCTCTAACTGATACGCCATATATAAAGTCGCATCAATCGTGCAAAATATGGCAGGTTTCTTAAAATCATGAGGAGTAAAAAAAGAGAGCACGAGGCGTTTATTTTCAATATTAACATGCAAAGAGGTAGGAATAAGACTTTGCTCAATCTCTGCTTCTTGAAAAAAAAGATTGAACTGATTAGCCCTTAAAGGCTCAATATACGTTGCTAAAAAATGCGCCTGCTCTTTGGCGTCTAAGATGCCATTTTTGTCTGTATCACATTCAAAGATTAAAAGCTTCGAATTGAGCCTATCAAAACGCCATGTATGCACCAGACGTTCTTTTTCAATCACAAGGCTCGTCTCAATAAAAAAGTGCGGGTGCGCAAAAAGCGTTACATGTAACCCCATGACAATCCAAAAAAATCTCATACGAGTAGCAGAACTCCAAAGATAAAAAGCAAGAAAATACCCGCATAGCGAAGCAGAACTAAACGTTTTGCATAAGAACTTACAAACGAAGCGTTTTTCATGCGAGTCGTTGCAATGGCGGCAATGGACATGGTGATCCCCATTCCAATACTCATACTCAAAGCACTGGCAACACCTAGGGTGTAATAGCCTAAAATCATTGCAAACAGAACAATACTCATCACCCCAGGGCATGGCACAACGCCAATAGAGAGCGCAATCTTCAGCATGGTTGTTTTTCCCATAGCTTCTTCTTCTTTCTTCATGCAACCTTGATGCTCTTTGCGTACCTCATAGAGTAAAAAAGAGGCAATCCCAAGAATAAAGACCGCAGAGATTTTATACATATTTTCACTAATAAGCCCAAAATGCTTCATAATGCTCTCTTGAAAAAAGAAGTAGAGTATCGTCGTAACCCCTAGGGCAGAGAGCGTGTGAACTAAAGAGGTTAAAAAAGCAACTTTAAAGGCATCTTTTAGCTTAGCGCCATGGGCTAAAAAATAACTCGCAATGACCATTTTACCATGCCCAGGTCCTAGGGCATGCACCAAACCATACACAAAGGCTACGAGGATAATGTATCCATACATAGCACTCCCTTGTGTTGTCTCTAAGGTATCAAACGCATCGCTAATAGCGCTGTTAATCTCTTTTTGCCAACCGATAATGTAGCTTAAAAAGGTATGGTAAAGCTCACTCATTGCTCAATCTTTTCCAAATGCGTCATTTGTTTGCTTTTCACCTCTTTATGCACATTTGTGACAGGCTTCACATGCGCATCACGCCCGTAGATAAAACTTTGCTCATCCACGATAACTTTGTAGGCTTTATTTAAAGTAAGCGCACGCTCTTTCGAGGGTAAGAGCAGATAAGAGATGTCATTTTTGAGCTTTTCTATCGCCTCTTTTTTGACCTTCCAATACGAATCTAAAACAATGTCAGGGTTTTCAAGTTTAGCAAGCAGCTCTTTTTCGATATTTTTTTCATCTTTTTCCCACCCTTTGACAAAAAACTTCTCCATCACCTCGGTGTTATCCCTAAATTCATCACCAGCGTTGTTGTTTTTGAGGTAGCGGACATATTCGCTCTCACCACTTGGCAGGAGCATATCTTTGATATTTTTAAACCCTTTTTCACTCCAGTGGTACCATCCATCTTTGTGTGTACCTTTTTCAAATTTACGCTGATAGACAAAGGTACTATCCGCAATCGCTCCGATATTATTGTGACATCCCATACAAAAGAGTGTCTCTTCATAACTTTGCGGACGCAGTTCTCCTTTGCTATCTTCAATGAATCCTTGATAATACCAACCGATTTTATTATTCAGCCCTCTTTCGATGTCACCTACATAGGTATCCACACTATCAGGAGAACTCTCTTTCTCTTTTAAGTCTTCCATGCCCGCATTGGAGAGTTGAAAGTAAGGATACCAGAAGAGTTTTTTACCATACCGTAGCTCTTTCATACGAGGAGCAAGAGCGATGTCACCTTTGGCATCAATGTTGATGTAACGAACAGAGTGTAAAAACTCCGTATCTTTGGGGTAAAGCCCTGGGGCAATGAGGTAGTCGTTAGATTCAAGAAGTTTTTTCGCATGTCCTACGTAACTCATACTAAAGTTGGAGAGTTTAAGGCTTTGCGCATCATAACTAGGCTGTTTCCAGTTAAAAACGATTTCATCTGCCACGTCTAAGACGCCATTTTGGTTTAAATCCACACCGTAACGTTTTTCATCGACAGGCGAAATAGCAAGGCTTTTTTGTTTAATCAGCGATTCTACGATAAGAAGATTGAGCGTATAGACTTCTTTATCGAAACGCCCGTTTTCATCTTCTTGAAAAGGCTTTGCAAGGCGAATGAGCACATCATCGGTACTACCATTTGTGGGCCAAAATGTACCTAAAAAAGGATAATACGCAAAGGCTCTCCAGCCCGTATACTCGCCACTAGGCGCTGTATCGAACCCTTCTTCATCAAAATGAAAGTAACAATCAGGCGTATACCCATCCCACACACCATTGGCATTAAAGTCCCACTCAGGTTTGAGGTGTTGAAGCTTTTCTGTCAAAATAATTTTGCCATTTTTTTGGTAATTGTCTTCTCTGACATAGTTTAAAATTGCCTTATCACTGATGGCATTCACCGCTTTTGTACGGTCTAAAAAGAGATTACTCCAAGGATTTTTCAAAGCAGGGGCTGGAAAATCATACGCTCGTTGCAACTCATCATCGTACAAGGTGAAGTTAGGAACTTTGTTTTTCACATGGCAACTAAAACAGGGATTGTGAAGAATGTTTGGGTTGTTATCATCTTCCGTTTTCGTGTAACACTGACTGGTAATATAGGCAGTTTCATTGTACAAATGGGTGTTTTTCAAATCAATCTCTTCTGCGAAAAGCACGTTACATGTAAACAAAGAAACTATCAAACCATAGCTATATATCTGCATTGAAAATCACTTTCTTAAACGTTATTTCGAAAAATTCTAATCTTAAAAGGTTTCAATTTTATTACACACCTTTTATTAACAAATGTCACACTTTTGTAATGGCTCTGTAATCAATTATTTTTAAAATGGGGGCTTCAATACCCCACAAAAAGGAAAACAATGTCATATATCGGACTTAAAAGTACCGTTGCACTCTGTGCTGCTGGATTGGCTTTTACTGGCTGTACTGCCACCACTGCGTCTTTACCTGCAGGCAAAGCGCACAATGAGGTCTATTTTAAACCCGTTAAAGCACCAATCAGCGATGCGGAGAAGAAAAAAATTAGCACTTCTGAAGAAATCGTCATCAATGGACAAACCCATAAAATTGCATGGCATACCATTGCACGAACAGGTCAAGTCTTGCCCAGTTTAGATGGCAAAACCACAGAGATTTTTGGTCAAGTCAAAGATGAAATGGGCAAACCCATTAGCCATAAAGATGGAAGCCCTTTTGTCTGTAAAACCAGCAAAGATGGCTCAGGCCCTGATCACACCACGCTTCATGAGTTAAATGGCAATCTTTTTGCCATCACCCAGTTTGAGTGCGGACCTGCTGCAATGTACATCTCAAGACTTGAAAAAACGGCTGAGGGTGGACTTAAAGCGGTTGCGACCAGCCATATCTCTCAAGCAGGGTATCACGGGGGTTGGGTACACTGTGCAGGTATGAAAACACCGTGGGGAAGCCATTTGGGAAGTGAAGAGTATGAAGCAAATGCCAGAGCCGTAGCCAAAGATGAATATTACTCTAATTACACACTCTACTTTAAAGAGGGTGAAAAAGCACTCAATCCTTACTATTGGGGATGGATGCCAGAGGTAACCATCACAAACGATAAAGGTGACACAAAGTATGTCAAACACTACTCAATGGGTCGTTTTGCACATGAGTTAGGCTATGTTATGCCCGATGAAAAAACCGTTTATTTAACCGATGATGGTGTCAATGGTGCGCTGTTTATGTTTATTGCCGACAAAGAAAAAGATTTGAGTTCAGGTACCTTGTATTCGGCTAAATTAGAGCAAAAAAGTGACCTCAATGGTGGCTCTTTTGATATTAAGTGGATTAATTTAGGACGTGCCAATGATGCGCAAATGCGTAAATTTGTCGATAAAAAACTCTCCTTTGAAGATATGTTTGATGTTGCCAAAGATAATCACGGTCAATGTCCAGCCGATTTTCGTTCTGTCAATACCGCATGGGGAACCGAGTGTTTAAAACTTAAAACAGGCATGGGTCTGGTTGCTTCACGTTTAGAATCAAGACGCTATGCGGGTTATATGGGTGCGACAACAGAGTTTAATAAAAAAGAGGGTATCACCTTCGATCCTAAACGCAATCAGCTCTACATTGCTATCAGCCGTATCTTATACGGTATGGAAGATTTTAAAAAGAGTGGAAAAGAGAGCAATGCGTATGACTTAGGTGGCGGTAACCATATCAAATTACCACGCAATGATTGTGGTGGTGTGTATAAACTTGCTATTACAGGTGGACAAAAAGACACGAGTGGCGTTACTATTGCTAGCAATATGATAGCGAGCAACTTTGTGGGCGAAGTGATGGGCGTGATGAAAACCTATCCAAAAGGAAGCGAATTTGATGGCAATAAATGTGCGATTGATGCCATTGCAGAGCCTGATAATTTGACCTTTATCAAGAGTTCCAATGTGCTCATCATCGGTGAAGATACAGGCTTGCATCAGATCGATTATATTTGGGCGTATGATGTTGAAACCAAAAGCCTCACACGCATCTTAACCGCACCCTATGGTTCTGAGACCACTTCCCCGTTTTGGTATCCAAACATCGGTGGTAATGGCTACCTCACAACGGTCATTCAACACCCTTACGGTGAGAGTGATAAAGAGAAAAAAAGTTCACCTCAAGACATCGAGTCGTGGATTGGTGTGATGGGACCTTTCCCTGCGTTTGAATAAACGTCTAAAAGCTTAGGAAAATTTTTCCTAAGCTTGACTTTTTACATGTAAAACATTATCCCTTATACGCCAATATCTTCATTCCATAGTTCTGGATTTTTTTCTATAAAAGCTTCCATCAGTTCACGGCATTTTGAATCGTTAAGCACTTCAACATCAACCCCTCTGGACTTCACGTACGCTTCTGGGCCACGAAAGGTTTGATTTTCACCAATGACCAACTTTGGAATGCCATAAAGCAAAATAGCCCCACTGCACATATCGCACGGCGATAAGGTCGAATAAAGCGTGGCGTTACGATAATCAGCTGCACTAAGCCGTCCCGCATTTTCCAAACAGTCCATCTCCGCATGCAAGATAGCACTTCCTTTTTGCACCCTTTGGTTATGCCCACGCCCGACTATTTTACCGTCTATGACAAGTACTGAACCAATGGGTATGCCACCCTCATCCAACCCCTTTTGCGCCTCTTCTATGGCTGCTTCTAAAAATTTATCCATCATTTTTGCCTTTTTGGTATCTTAGGTTGCTTTATATGATTATACGGAAAATAAACTTTGAGGAATTAAGTTTTTATGTCTTTACATGTAATTCACAAAACACTCAATCTTCGCTATAATTTTTTTATGAAAAAAGAAACCATTCTTCAACAGCTTAAAAGCATGAAAAATCATTATCTACCTGAGGGCTTTGTCATCGAGGGCTTATTTGGCTCTTATGCACGTGATGAAGCAGATGAAACAAGTGACATCGACATTCTCATCGAAGCAAAACCATCCTTTGTCGAACGCTACGGCATCAGGTCAATTGAGCGCATCGAAGAAATCAAAAAAGAGATGAGTTCTGTTTTTGGCATTTCTGTTGATTTAGCCGATAAAACAGGTATGGGTAAAACCGCTCAAAAATTTATTATCGATAGAACGATTTATGTCTAAAGAAAGCATTAGTAAAATCTATCTCAATTCTTGAGAAGATAGAATATATAGAAGAAATCGTTTCAAATGCTGGCTCTATTACCAACGCTTTGCATGACTTAATGACCTATCGACCCGCTATTTTAATGCACTTAACTTCCATTGCTGAACAATTTGACAAACTCCGTAAATCTTCCAACAACACCTTTCTTGAGTATTTTGAAGCTGACGATCTTAAAGGTATTTACGATGTTAGAAATTACATCGCTCATGATTACGAAGGTGTAAATCTTGCTATTATTGAGTGGATTATCAGGCATATGTTGCCGAAGTTTAAAGAGCAGTGTATGAAGATTATTGAGGCAAAACCATAAAAATTTTAGCTAGATAATGATTTAAAAAGTAGCCTGTCACCTTTATTGGATTAATTTTTCTAAATGCAAAAAAATGAAATTTCAGAAAGTTAAAAGTTTAGCCTAGACCCTTTTTATTTCCAAAAGAATATGGAAGATTTAATTAAAAGTCATTATGGTAAAATGCAACTAAACACTTAATCATGGAGAAAATTATGGCAGAACTCACTTTGTTTGACATTGAAAATGTTGATAATGATCAATTTGAACTATCTTGCCATCAAAATGGAATTAGGTATTGGTTGGCATCTGAATTAGCAAACATGCTAGGTTATACAGAGTATAAAACTTTTTTGAAAAGTATCAATAAGGCTATGACAGTTTGCACTAGTTTAAATATGCAGATTATTTCACACTTTATTCCTCTTGCAAATAATGACTTTAAATTAACTCGCTTCGCATGCTTTTTAATTACAATGAATGCTGATATAAAAAAAGAAAAGGTCGCCAAAGCACAGATTTATTTTGCTTCATTAGCTGATGCTATTAGTGAATTAATGCAAGCTGAACAAATTGAACGAATTGAAATTAGAGAAGAATTAACAAATAAGAATAAGTCCCTAGCTGCTACAGCAAATATGGCCGGAGTTGAAAATTATGCGTTATTTAATAATGCAGGATATATGGGTATGTATAATATGAGTTTTAATGACCTTAAAAAAGTTAAAGGAATAGAAGGAACAACAAAAAGCCCTCTTGATTTTATGGGTAAACGTGAATTAGCTGCAAATTTATTTAGAATATCAGAGACAGAAGCAAAGATCAAGTCCGATCATATATATGGTCAAAAAAACTTAGAGAATACTGCTAAAGAAGTTGGTAAAAAAGTGCGAAATATTATGATAGATAATGACGGTGTTAGACCTGAAATGTTAGCAAGACAAGTTGCTTTAAGTGATGTGAAAAAAAATATCAAAAAAGTTGAGAAAGATTATAACAAGATAGATAATAACAAAAAAAAATAATATCAAGAAGATAGTTATCGCTCTATCTCCATCTATGTTGGAAAGAGTTCAAAATTAACTTTTATATGTAAAATTATATTTTTTCTATTACTATCCTAAAAACCTCTCCACATCCCCAACGATCTCATCCACCGCCTCAGTCGCCTTTTTATACAACACTTTCGTATAAACCCGCTCATTAATAGCATCACTTTTCTCTAAATTATTGAGAATGGAATGCTTTACATGTAAAGCAAAATGATCCATCGCTATGACGTTTCCGCTTGAGCCGATGATGACAAGAAACTGGCAATCCTCCATCGCTTCATAGAGGTGTTCGTACATGGGAGCGGCTTCGCCGAAGAAGACGATGTCGGGACGAAAGGAGCCGCCGCAGTTTTTACATGTAAAGGTTCTTTCTTGCTTGGCGTAGCCAATAATTTGTGTTGCGCCGCACTGTTCACAACGAAGGCGTGGTAAAAAGCCGTGCAAATGTAGCACGTCTTTGCAGCCTGCTCGCTCGAACAAATCGTCCACATTTTGGGTGATGATGTCGATGTCATTTGGGTAACATTCTTGAAGTTTAGCAAGGGCGTAGTGTGCGGTATTAGGTTTTACAGAGGTGAGTTGTTCACGTCTAGCATCGTAAAATGCTAAGGTGTTTTCACGATTCCAGCTCAAACACCCTGCCTGACAAATCTCCTCGATGCGGTACTTCTCCCACAACCCATCCGCATCTCGAAACGTAGAAAGCCCACTCTCCGCACTGATGCCAGCTCCTGAGAAAATGACCACCTTTGCCATGAAAAACTCCTCTTAGACGTTAAAGTAAAGCGCCTCTTTGTGGTGCATCACAATCGCTGTGGTACTTTGTTCGGGGTGAATCTGAAACGTCTCACTAAGCTCAATCCCAAACTCTTCAGGCTTGAGCAAATCAAAAATCACTCTGGTGTCTTCCAAATTTGGACACGCAGGATAGCCAAAAGAGTAACGACACCCGTGGTAGCGTTTCATCTGCACATCACGCAAACTAT carries:
- a CDS encoding SIR2 family NAD-dependent protein deacylase, with the translated sequence MAKVVIFSGAGISAESGLSTFRDADGLWEKYRIEEICQAGCLSWNRENTLAFYDARREQLTSVKPNTAHYALAKLQECYPNDIDIITQNVDDLFERAGCKDVLHLHGFLPRLRCEQCGATQIIGYAKQERTFTCKNCGGSFRPDIVFFGEAAPMYEHLYEAMEDCQFLVIIGSSGNVIAMDHFALHVKHSILNNLEKSDAINERVYTKVLYKKATEAVDEIVGDVERFLG
- a CDS encoding BRO family protein, which codes for MAELTLFDIENVDNDQFELSCHQNGIRYWLASELANMLGYTEYKTFLKSINKAMTVCTSLNMQIISHFIPLANNDFKLTRFACFLITMNADIKKEKVAKAQIYFASLADAISELMQAEQIERIEIREELTNKNKSLAATANMAGVENYALFNNAGYMGMYNMSFNDLKKVKGIEGTTKSPLDFMGKRELAANLFRISETEAKIKSDHIYGQKNLENTAKEVGKKVRNIMIDNDGVRPEMLARQVALSDVKKNIKKVEKDYNKIDNNKKK
- a CDS encoding response regulator transcription factor — translated: MKILLLEDDILLNESITKYLSTMGHAITSVRDGNECLSILEKEKFDLLVFDINVPNIDGLSILEILHKQKKVTPVIFTSTLIDIEDISRAFDLGCYDYLKKPFHLKELSIRIDRIAKTATKIMCHKRLSSSYSFNCETMTLYFHDEPQILSKRQLKVIEFLTHNRGFVCSYDMFRESVWDDCDGFVDDATIRTEVNRLKTHLKEDFIANIRGIGYTIKIPTL
- a CDS encoding PhoX family protein translates to MSYIGLKSTVALCAAGLAFTGCTATTASLPAGKAHNEVYFKPVKAPISDAEKKKISTSEEIVINGQTHKIAWHTIARTGQVLPSLDGKTTEIFGQVKDEMGKPISHKDGSPFVCKTSKDGSGPDHTTLHELNGNLFAITQFECGPAAMYISRLEKTAEGGLKAVATSHISQAGYHGGWVHCAGMKTPWGSHLGSEEYEANARAVAKDEYYSNYTLYFKEGEKALNPYYWGWMPEVTITNDKGDTKYVKHYSMGRFAHELGYVMPDEKTVYLTDDGVNGALFMFIADKEKDLSSGTLYSAKLEQKSDLNGGSFDIKWINLGRANDAQMRKFVDKKLSFEDMFDVAKDNHGQCPADFRSVNTAWGTECLKLKTGMGLVASRLESRRYAGYMGATTEFNKKEGITFDPKRNQLYIAISRILYGMEDFKKSGKESNAYDLGGGNHIKLPRNDCGGVYKLAITGGQKDTSGVTIASNMIASNFVGEVMGVMKTYPKGSEFDGNKCAIDAIAEPDNLTFIKSSNVLIIGEDTGLHQIDYIWAYDVETKSLTRILTAPYGSETTSPFWYPNIGGNGYLTTVIQHPYGESDKEKKSSPQDIESWIGVMGPFPAFE
- a CDS encoding nickel/cobalt transporter, with protein sequence MSELYHTFLSYIIGWQKEINSAISDAFDTLETTQGSAMYGYIILVAFVYGLVHALGPGHGKMVIASYFLAHGAKLKDAFKVAFLTSLVHTLSALGVTTILYFFFQESIMKHFGLISENMYKISAVFILGIASFLLYEVRKEHQGCMKKEEEAMGKTTMLKIALSIGVVPCPGVMSIVLFAMILGYYTLGVASALSMSIGMGITMSIAAIATTRMKNASFVSSYAKRLVLLRYAGIFLLFIFGVLLLV
- a CDS encoding nucleotidyltransferase family protein codes for the protein MSLHVIHKTLNLRYNFFMKKETILQQLKSMKNHYLPEGFVIEGLFGSYARDEADETSDIDILIEAKPSFVERYGIRSIERIEEIKKEMSSVFGISVDLADKTGMGKTAQKFIIDRTIYV
- a CDS encoding FIST N-terminal domain-containing protein, with product MQTTNFCYEKGSIDELIDFSCFAHEKHVLVQVFCGQSKEIFNMLTQTILKRLPDAICIGTTTDGEIYGESITTSRTVVSISVFQNTCIKTAFANDTDSFQCGIQIASKLITPNTQLLILFSDGTRMNAEKFLKGVESFNATIPICGGMAGDNGKFIQTYISSQNTLLSEGVVGVSLNSDVLHVATDYKFDWKPIGLKHTITKVKDNRVYLIDDMKASYFYDKYLGSDFSQIEFPLILEKNGVTMARAVIAKHEDGSLSYSGNLDEGDEVRIGFGDAESLMRDPIEVLENLHTINIESFYIFSCMARRRFMPFLIKLGIGSFSKIAPAAGFFTYSEFYHHKGSNKLLNQTLTVVALSESTKPLRALEIFPKEEPKKNTSYSKAIQSLTHLIEQSARDYDEQSKRLEAQMNYSENLLASHKQFLRYTVHEMNTPLSVIMSNIELHEMEFGKSVYLENIEVAVKSIFSMYDDLSYLVRKDRIQYLKHEIDLVDYIRSRIDFFAQVASKAKSLFIFQTDCETAYITFNETKLQRIIDNNLTNAIKYTFENEHIVVSLKQKEESYLFCITSHSRKIQKPEKVFEEYYREEQAKDGFGLGLNLVKRICKEENVKIKLHSDENLTSFCYEFKVKNV
- a CDS encoding nucleoside deaminase, which codes for MDKFLEAAIEEAQKGLDEGGIPIGSVLVIDGKIVGRGHNQRVQKGSAILHAEMDCLENAGRLSAADYRNATLYSTLSPCDMCSGAILLYGIPKLVIGENQTFRGPEAYVKSRGVDVEVLNDSKCRELMEAFIEKNPELWNEDIGV
- a CDS encoding DUF1007 family protein, coding for MRFFWIVMGLHVTLFAHPHFFIETSLVIEKERLVHTWRFDRLNSKLLIFECDTDKNGILDAKEQAHFLATYIEPLRANQFNLFFQEAEIEQSLIPTSLHVNIENKRLVLSFFTPHDFKKPAIFCTIDATLYMAYQLESVQSVYAYEVQKSEYDFCLGVNP
- a CDS encoding HepT-like ribonuclease domain-containing protein, which encodes MTNALHDLMTYRPAILMHLTSIAEQFDKLRKSSNNTFLEYFEADDLKGIYDVRNYIAHDYEGVNLAIIEWIIRHMLPKFKEQCMKIIEAKP